The following nucleotide sequence is from Actinomycetota bacterium.
TGCGCAGGTTCTGCATCTTCATGAAGGCGACGCCGAAGTAGAGGATCCCGAAGACGATCATGAACAGCAGCGGCGCGATCAGCGCGAACTCCACCGCGGATGCGCCGTCCTCTCGACGGAGGAGCCGCTTGCGCGTGCCCCCTGCTCGTTGGTCCTTCATCGCCCTAGTCCTTCCGGTTCGATCGAGGTCGCTCCCGGAGATGCCCTGTAGCGCTCCGACGGGGAACGTGTCCCTCGATGCGTATGGGAAGGGTGGCCGACACGCGGTAGGCCTCGCTACCGCCAGGCGACCCACACGCGAAGGCCGATGGTCGCGAAACACCGGTCCGCGGACGCCTAGGCCGAACGGCTGAGGATCGAGACGGATGACCCGGTCGGCGGCTGCTATCCGCGCATGTCGAGCAACCGCTGCACCGGTGCGAGATCGAACGGTGTCGACTGCTTCGTCCCCAGTTGGACGATCAGGTGCTGCGCGCCGGCCTCGAGGAACGCCTCGGTCTGGTCGATCTCGTGGGCCTCGATCAGCACCGTGCGCTCGACCTCGGCCGGGTCACGACCGACCTGCTCGCACCACGAGTCGAGGACGGCGTTCTTCCGGGCGTAGGTCTCGGGTGGTCCGAAGCTGTTCCACGCGTTCGCGTGCTCGGCGACGAGGCGCAGGGTGACCCTCT
It contains:
- a CDS encoding TadE/TadG family type IV pilus assembly protein yields the protein MKDQRAGGTRKRLLRREDGASAVEFALIAPLLFMIVFGILYFGVAFMKMQNLR